The Verrucomicrobiota bacterium DNA segment ATTCCGCGATGCGGCAGATTGCAAATCTGCGCTACGCCCTGAGAACTCACCGGACCTCAAGGCCTTCCCCGATCCGCCCCACTTTGACTTGCGCTGGCTTCACCGTGATGCTCGTGAGATCAATCCCGTGGGGTGTTCGCACCAGAACATCTTTGATCTCGCTGACGACATTTGTGTCCGACAAATCGACGAACGCTCGTATATCATCTTTAGCCAATTGGTTCAAGGCGAGGGGCGTGCCGCGAACCGTGATTTCGACTTTCGCGGGGGTGGCGCGGAAAACCTCCGCATTATCCGGCGCGGTGAGCGCCAGGACCGGGACGTCGGTAAACGTGTGATCGCGGGTGTCGCTCAACGGGGTTTCGCGAGGAGGCCGGTAACCTCTGGAAATGGCGAACTGAATGAGGAACCAGATGAACACCGCCATGGTCAGCGCGCCCGCTTTCCACCGCAAATTGTTCAGAACCAGATCCGGGAGCGCCATGGCTATTTTTGCGGAAAGTTCGAGGCCATGGAGGCGGACGGCGCCGGACGGCTGGTGGCCCACTTGCGAAATCGATAGACCAGGCTGCGCGATCCCCGGCGCGTGACGAAGACCGAGGTCAAGAACGCCCGCAGTTCTTCGACGGTGATGCCGCGCACAAGCTGGCCGTTATACGCGTAGGAAATGGCGCCGGATTCCTCAGAGACGACGACGACCACGCCATCGGTCTCTTCGCTCAGGCCAATGGCCGCGCGATGGCGCGTGCCGAGCGAGGGGTTCAAGTCCTGCCGCTGCGTTAGCGGAAAGATGCAAGCCGCATAAGCAATCTTGTCTTCCTTGATGATGACCCCGCCATCGTGGATCGCGTTGTTGGGAAAAAAAATGGTCTCCAGCATTTCTGGCGTGGCTTCGCACCCCACGGGGATGCCCGACTCCACCGCCTCCTGGAGTTGAATCGATTGTTCGATCGCGATCAAAGCGCCAATCCGAACTTCGGAGAGGCGCTCGGCCGTTTGCACGATCACTTCGATGTTCTCCCGCTGTTCGCGCGCGGCGTTGAACAAGGGCAAATTCCCCAACTCGGCCAGAAGCCGGCGCATCTCCGGCTGGAAGATGATCAGCACCGCGACCGCCGAAAAAGCGAAGAAGGTCTGCAGCAGGAAACTCAACACTTGAAGCTTGAGCAGCGTCGTCACCAGCGTCACGCCGATCATCACCGCAAACCCGATCATGACCGGCCATCCGCGCGTGCCGCGCATGTACATGATCGCGTAGTAAATCCCGACCGCGAGAATCGCGATCTCCAGGATGAACCGCCAGATCGTGTGTAAATTCCAATCCACTAGCTTCGATGGTTCAGGATGCTCTCGAGCATGCGAACGGCTTGCAAGGTTGGCCGCACGTCGTGCGTGCGGATGATCTGAACGCCGGCTTCCACGGCCCAGCAAGCGCAGGCCAGGCTCGCCGGCAATCTCGCCCCCACGTCCACGCCAAGCAACTTCCCGATAAACGACTTCCGCGAGACCCCGAGCAGCAGCGGGCGCTCGAATCTTGTAAAGCGGTTCAGGCCGGCCAGCAACTCCAAATTGTGCTGGAGCGTTTTCCCAAAACCGATCCCCACATCCAAAATCACCTGCTCCAGCCTGACGCCGGCGGCGGCCAGCCCGCCCAGGCGCTTCGCAAAGAACGCGTCCACATCTCGCACTACGTTGCCATAAGTTGGGTGGTTTTGCATGGTCTGAGGGGTGCCTTGCATGTGCATGGCCACGTAGCCCGCTCCAGCCTCGGCGACGATTTTCCACATCGAGGGATCGTCGCGGTTCGCCTCGATGTCATTGACCAGACTGGCGCCCGCTTCCAACGCCGCTCGCGCCACACCGGGTTTCCGCGTGTCGATCGAGATCGGCACTTTCACGCGGGGCGAGAGGTGTTCGACGACCGGGAGCACTCGCTTCAACTCTTCCGACTCGCTGACCGGCGAGGCGTTCGGACGGGTGGATTCTCCCCCTACATCGATGAGGTCGGCGCCTTCTTCGATCAGTTCAAACGCGTGGTCCACCGCAGCCTGGGGGTCCAGGAACAATCCTCCATCCGAAAACGAGTCGGGCGTGACGTTCACGATCCCCATCACCAGCATCGGCCGGGGAAACGCAAATTCAAACTGGCCGGTTCGTAGAATCATGTCGTTCTTCAATTGCTCCGGGGAGCATATGCGCCCCGCGTGCCGTGGTCGTGTTTTTAGCGTGGTAGGGACGGATTTCACTCCGTCCCAAATCAGACCTTGAGGCGGACTGCCGCCCAGGAAGAGACGATGGGCCAACGGAGGCCTCTGGCTTTTCCGTTGTCCGTCTCTCCGTTCAAGCGACGCCTCAAGGATTATTCAGGGACGGAGTGGAATCCGTCCCTACCCACGTTAAACACATACCGGCGTCCCCGCTGACCACTCCGTCCGCGCCGGCCTAATCTCTCAGTTGACTTCAAGCTGATCCCCGAATCAATTGCTGCGCCTCCTCCACCAAACGCCGCGCGATGCCGGCCACGATCTCGTCCGGGACGCCAATGTTCGGGTTAGCCGATTGCGTCAACATGTGGCATTGGTCGTTGACGTAATCGATCAGCACGAATCGGCCTTCGTCCGTCAGTGCAATTTCTGTGGAAAAGAAATTCATCTGCGTCAAATCCGCCAGCCGGCAAACGATTTCGCGGAGCGGCTGCAATCCATGGTTCCGCATCTCCTGATCCGTCAGCCAGGCGTATCGATCCGTAAAGCAGTTCCACCAGGAAAACCAGAGCGACCCGAACACGTAAAATACTCTGAAGTAAGCCGGCCGTCCTTCCAGCGTGCGAGGAACGATCCGTTGCTGCAGGAGGAAATGGGCGTCCGGCCAATCGCGTTGCGAACGGACGATGTCCTCAAGGCCCGTCGCGTTCAAAATGACGCCGCGCTTTCCGTAACCCATGCCCGGCTTGATGACGAACGGACTGCCCAGTTTGCCGAAGTCAGCCTCCGTCACGGCAAAGCTGTCCACAGGCTGACCCGGCACGATGACTGTGAAAGGCAAATCAAATCCCGCGGCCACCAGACGCGGATGCAGGCGCGCTTTGTCGAACGCCCCTTGCGCCACGTCGGGCGGATCGATGACCTGGATTTTCGGCTCGAAGGCGAGATTCACCAGGCGATGGTAAAGATCCTCCGGTTGATGGTGCTCGCTGTGCATGTTGATCAGGACACGCGCCCCGACTTTGCTCCGGCTTAACTTCTCGAAGAAGGCCTCGGCCCAGAGCGGCTCGATCAGGAAGAAGTTCAACCCCCGCTCGGCGCAATGCTGCTGGACGCGATGAATAAAGAAATCATCCGCGTCCAACTGATGGGTCATCACCAAATCATAAATCCGCATCGCTGGGTCACTATTCGGCTCCAGACCGCTGACTGTCAATCTCGGGCGGGTGTCCGCAGGAAAGCCCCCGGCCCCGGCACCATGCAACCGGCCCATGAAACCCGGTAGGGCGAGACCGTCCCGGCGAGCCGTCCGACGTGGCTGGAACACGTCCGACTCGGCTCGCTGGGGACAGCCTCGCCCAGCTTTTATGGGAAGCTGCCATGGCCGCGACACCGTGCGCATGGTCCATGAACTGGTAAGGACGCGTTCCACCGGATCCCTGGATTGCACTTTCGATCGGCGAGTAAAATCAGGGACGGAGTGGAATCCGTCCCTACCAGGTTCACCGGAAATTCTGTCCATTCTCGAAACAAATTTGACGTGCATCCGTGCAACGGCTAGGAATCGCCCCTACATTTCGACTTTGGATCGCGTCAAACCATGAAACGTGAGCGTTATTTCCGTCTCTTAGTCGTGCGTCCCTTGTGCCTCGCGCTGCTTTGCCTGGGAGTCGCCGGCTGCTCGACCTTCCATCGCGACTGGAAGCGTGCCGCAGCGCAGCCGTCGCCCGACACCGGCGTCAGCGGGCGTTGGGAGGGACGATGGCAAAGCGAAGTGAACGGACACGCGGGCCGCTTGCGGTGTTTGATCACGCCGCTTGCCAATAGCCAGTACGAGGCGCGTTTCCACGCCAATTACTGGAAGATATTCAGCTACGGTTACACCGTGACGCTTCGAACCCAGGAAACGGCTGGCGCGCTTCAATTCAGCGGCGAAGCTGACCTGGGCCGCCTGGCCGGAGGCAATTACGCTTACGAAGGCCGGGCCACGCCGACGAACTTCTTCTCGACTTATCGCGCCAGCCGAGACCATGGCACGTTCCAGATGAACCGGCCGCAAAAGTGATCTGCGATCAGACTGAATCTTCCGGGGAAGACACGAGTTTCACGAATTCGTGATAATTCGTGAAATTCGGCTCGTTATCTTTTGGATCGAACTGGACAAGCCGCGCGGCCTTCGGCTTACTGGGCGGGCTTTGAACCGGAACATCTCGACCGTTTTTGAATGAACCCTGAGCTTCTCGCGAAAGCTAAATCGCTCGGCTTTTCCGACCGCCAGATCGCGCATCTCACAGGCCAGAACGAAGAAGCGATCCGCGCCGAACGCAAACGGCTTCGCCTGGCGCCGAGCTACCGCCTGGTCGATACCTGTGCGGCGGAATTCGAGGCATACACGCCCTATTTTTATTCCACTTACGACCGCGGCGACGACGAGGTTAAACCTTCGGCAACACGCAAAGTCATGATTCTCGGCGGCGGCCCAAACCGCATCGGCCAGGGCATCGAGTTCGACTACTGCTGCGTTCATGCCGCGTTTGCGCTCAAAGAGGACGGCTTCGAAACGATCATGGTCAACTCCAATCCGGAGACCGTTTCCACCGATTACGACACCAGTGACAAACTCTACTTTGAGCCGCTGACGCTGGAGGACGTGCTGCACATTTACGAACGCGAACAATGCTGGGGGGCGATCGCGCAGTTCGGCGGCCAGACGCCGCTCAATCTGGCGCTGGGCCTGCAAAAGAACGGCGTCAACATCATCGGCACCTCCCCGCAAGGCATCGAAATCGCCGAGGACCGAAAACTGTTCGCGGCGATGCTCAACAAACTGAAGATTCCGCAGCCGGCTAACGGCGTCGCCGTCAACGAAGCCGAGGCGCTCGCTGTCGCGCGCAGACTGGGTTATCCGGTATTGGTCCGGCCTTCCTTCGTGCTCGGCGGGCGCGCGATGCAGATCGTTTATTCGGACACCGAACTGTCCCATTACATGCGCTTCGCTGTCGAAGCGTCGCCCGAACGCCCCGTGCTCGTGGATAAATTTCTGGAAGACGCCACCGAAGTGGACGTGGATTGCATTGCGGACGTCGGGCAGTTTGCGCGAGCGGACCAAGGCACGATCGTGATCGGCGGAATTCTTGAGCACATCGAATTTGCCGGCGTGCATTCGGGAGACGCCGCGATGGTGCTGCCCCCGCACACGCTTCCGCGGAACGTCCTCGAAACGATTCGCGAATACACGCATGCCATGGCGCGCGAGTTGAAGATCATCGGCTTGATGAACGTGCAATACGCGGTCAAAGGCGACGCCGTTTATGTGCTCGAAGTCAATCCGCGCGCGTCGCGCACCGTGCCGTTCGTGAGCAAGGCCATCGGCGTCCCGTTGGCCAAGCTCGCCGCCAAGCTCATGGCCGGCAAAACTCTCGCCGAACTTGGGTTCACAAAGGAAATCGGGCCTGAATACTGGACCGTCAAAGAATCGGTCTTTCCCTTCAGCCGTTTCCACGGCCAGGACATCCTGCTCTCGCCTGAGATGCGTTCCACCGGCGAAGTCATGGGTTTGGATGGCGATCTGGGCATCGCTTATGCCAAATCGCAAATGGCCGCGGGCGGCCCGCTGCCCATGAGCGGCCGCGTTTTCCTGAGCGTCAGTGACGCCGACAAACGGGAGGTCGCCAACGTGGCCAAACTGTTTGCCGATCTTGGATTCGAGCTCGTCTCGACGAGCGGCACCGCCGCCGTGTTGGAAAAGGCGGGATTGAAGGTGCAACGGATTTTCAAACTGACCGAAGGCCGGCCCAACGCCGTGGACTTGCTCAAGAATCGCGAGGTGCAACTGGTCATCAACACGCCTTCGGGCCAGACCCCGCGCGCG contains these protein-coding regions:
- a CDS encoding TIGR00159 family protein, whose protein sequence is MDWNLHTIWRFILEIAILAVGIYYAIMYMRGTRGWPVMIGFAVMIGVTLVTTLLKLQVLSFLLQTFFAFSAVAVLIIFQPEMRRLLAELGNLPLFNAAREQRENIEVIVQTAERLSEVRIGALIAIEQSIQLQEAVESGIPVGCEATPEMLETIFFPNNAIHDGGVIIKEDKIAYAACIFPLTQRQDLNPSLGTRHRAAIGLSEETDGVVVVVSEESGAISYAYNGQLVRGITVEELRAFLTSVFVTRRGSRSLVYRFRKWATSRPAPSASMASNFPQK
- the folP gene encoding dihydropteroate synthase; translation: MILRTGQFEFAFPRPMLVMGIVNVTPDSFSDGGLFLDPQAAVDHAFELIEEGADLIDVGGESTRPNASPVSESEELKRVLPVVEHLSPRVKVPISIDTRKPGVARAALEAGASLVNDIEANRDDPSMWKIVAEAGAGYVAMHMQGTPQTMQNHPTYGNVVRDVDAFFAKRLGGLAAAGVRLEQVILDVGIGFGKTLQHNLELLAGLNRFTRFERPLLLGVSRKSFIGKLLGVDVGARLPASLACACWAVEAGVQIIRTHDVRPTLQAVRMLESILNHRS
- the carB gene encoding carbamoyl-phosphate synthase large subunit, with protein sequence MNPELLAKAKSLGFSDRQIAHLTGQNEEAIRAERKRLRLAPSYRLVDTCAAEFEAYTPYFYSTYDRGDDEVKPSATRKVMILGGGPNRIGQGIEFDYCCVHAAFALKEDGFETIMVNSNPETVSTDYDTSDKLYFEPLTLEDVLHIYEREQCWGAIAQFGGQTPLNLALGLQKNGVNIIGTSPQGIEIAEDRKLFAAMLNKLKIPQPANGVAVNEAEALAVARRLGYPVLVRPSFVLGGRAMQIVYSDTELSHYMRFAVEASPERPVLVDKFLEDATEVDVDCIADVGQFARADQGTIVIGGILEHIEFAGVHSGDAAMVLPPHTLPRNVLETIREYTHAMARELKIIGLMNVQYAVKGDAVYVLEVNPRASRTVPFVSKAIGVPLAKLAAKLMAGKTLAELGFTKEIGPEYWTVKESVFPFSRFHGQDILLSPEMRSTGEVMGLDGDLGIAYAKSQMAAGGPLPMSGRVFLSVSDADKREVANVAKLFADLGFELVSTSGTAAVLEKAGLKVQRIFKLTEGRPNAVDLLKNREVQLVINTPSGQTPRADEVKIRTTAVYTNTPIMTTLGGARAAALGIAAIKKSGYAVKTLQEYHP